In one window of uncultured Methanobrevibacter sp. DNA:
- a CDS encoding transposase — protein sequence KQQNRENSGNLPDNPFAIDYFVFDEYKNVFICPNNEELTLDGAYRAPQEKGGGNKIKLVYSNYQACKNCKYKGTCYTTNHRTITRYVHEVTYKVERLMSTKDGIKDYKLRSKTVEAHNGTFKRIYHYDYIPIIGLKRVQNLMFTIVASYNLIRLFNLIKENKMDLYSIISAIQFISQT from the coding sequence AAAACAGCAAAATAGAGAGAATTCAGGTAATCTACCTGACAATCCATTTGCTATAGATTATTTTGTTTTTGATGAATATAAAAATGTTTTCATTTGTCCAAATAATGAAGAATTAACCCTTGATGGAGCATATCGTGCTCCACAAGAAAAAGGAGGGGGAAATAAAATCAAATTAGTCTATTCAAACTATCAAGCCTGCAAAAATTGCAAATACAAAGGAACCTGCTACACAACCAACCACAGAACAATAACAAGATACGTTCACGAAGTTACATACAAAGTAGAACGATTAATGTCCACTAAAGACGGAATAAAAGACTATAAACTACGCTCAAAGACAGTAGAAGCACACAACGGAACTTTCAAAAGAATTTATCACTACGATTACATTCCCATAATTGGCTTAAAAAGAGTACAGAATCTAATGTTCACAATTGTAGCATCCTACAACCTAATAAGACTATTTAATCTCATTAAAGAGAATAAAATGGATTTATATTCAATTATAAGTGCAATACAGTTCATATCACAAACTTAA